The genomic segment AGCGCGCGTACAGCCTGCTGAAGCAGCAGTTCCGGGAGCGCACGGTCGACAAGCGCTACCACACGCTCGTCCAGGGCCACCCCGACCCGCTGAGCGGCACCATCGACGCCCCCATCGGCCGGCACCCGGTCCACGACTACAAGTGGGCCGTGACCGCCGAGGGCAAGCCCAGCGTCACGCACTACGACCTCATCGAGGCCTTCCGCGCCGCCAGCCTGCTCGACGTCAAGCTGGAGACCGGCCGCACCCACCAGATCCGGGTGCACATGGCGGCGCTCCGCCACCCCTGCGTCGGCGACCTCACCTACGGCGCCGACCCGACCCTCGCCAAGCGGCTGAAGCTCGGCCGCCAGTGGCTGCACGCGATGCGGCTGGGCTTCGAGCACCCGGCGGACGGCCGGTGGGTGGAGTTCGCGAGCGCCTACCCCGAGGATCTGCAGCGGGCGCTGGACATCGTGCGCTCCGAGAGCGAGTAGGAGCGGGCCGGCCGCGCGCCCCCGGGGGCCCGTCCGCACGGGCCCGCTCGGGCCGGGCTCAGCGGCGGTGGAGCCGGGGGCCGCGGCCGGAGTGGTTCTTGCCCGCCCGGCCGGCCCTGCCGGACTTCTCCGTCCCCTTCCCCTGCTCCGCCGCCTCCGGCCGGCCGTTCCGCGCGGCGGCGCGGTCGGCCGCGGCGGCGGGTGTCTCCGCCCGGTCCTCCGGTGACTCCGTCCGCTGCGCGGCCACGGTCCCGTCGACGCCCGTCGGCAGCCCGTCCCGCTCCCGCTTCCGCGGCGGCGGGAAGACGGCCGGGGCCGTGTTGATGCGCGGCAGGGCGTACGGGTGCTCCTCGCGCAGCCAGGTGAGCAGCTTCTCCCGGACCTCGACCCGGGCCGTCCAGAGGGTGTCGCCGTCCCTCGCCGTCACCAGGGCCCGCACCTCCATGGTGCTCGGGGTCGAGTCGGTGACGGTCAGGTTCCAGTTCCGGCCGTCCCAGGCGTCGACCGTCTGCACGATCTCGCCCAGTTTCTCCCGCATCAGCTGGACCGGCGCGGAGTGGTCGAGATGGAAGAAGACGGTGCCGGTCATCTGCGGACTGTTGCGCGACCAGTTCTCGAACGGCTGGCTGGTGAAGTACGAGACGGGCATGGTGAACCGGCGTTCGTCCCAGGTCTTCACGGTCAGGAAGGTGAGGGTGATCTCCTCGACGGTGCCCCACTCGCCGTTCACCACGACCGTGTCACCGATCCGCACCATGTCGCCGAAGGCGATCTGCAGGCCGGCGAAGAGGTTCCCCAGCGTGGACTGCGCGGCGATGCCGGCCACGATGCCCAGCAGACCGGCCGAGGCCAGCAGCGAGGTGCCGACGGTGCGCATCGCGGGGAACGTCAGCAGCATCGCCGCGCCGGCCACCACCGCGACGACCGCGGTCACCACCCGCTGGATGAGCGTGATCTGGGTGCGGATCCGGCGGACCCGGGCCCGTTCGCTGGTCGTCGCCGAGTAGCGGGCGAACGAGGCCTCGACGACGGCCGTGACGACCCGCAGCACCAGCCAGGCGGTGGCGCCGATCAGCACGAGCGTCAGCAGCCGTCCGGTGGCCACCGTGTGGTCCCGGGCGAGATGTGCCTGGTCGTACGAGCCGCGCAGCAGCGCCGCGCCCAGCACCAGCTGCAGCGGCACCAGTGCCCGGCTCAGCATGTCCCACAGCGGCGTCTCCGGGTGCCGGGCGTCGCTTCTGCGCAGGGCCACGCGGACGAGCCAGCCGACGGCGAGCGAGATGACCAGCGCACCGCCGAACACGATCAGCGGGCGCAGTACAGCCTCCATCGGCACGGTGTCTCCTCCTCGGGGCGGGATTCCGGCGGCCGTCAGGGCCGCGGACCTCCGACCGACCGTAACTGGCACGATGAGAAGACTGCTAACCGCTCTCAGGGAAGTGACACGGGTGCCGGGCTCTCCGACAGTTGTTCTTTTTCACAGTTCTTACGGTCTGCGACCGGCCGTGCACGCCGCGGCGGACCGCATGCGGGCCGCCGGGCACGAGGTCCACGTGCCGGATCTCTACGACGGCCGCACCGCGGGCAGCGTGGAGGAGGGCATGGACCTCAAGGACGAGATCGGCGGCGACGAGCTGCTGAGGCGCGCGGTCGCGGCCGCCGCGCCGCTGTCCGACCGCGGACTGGTCTACGCGGGCTTCTCGCTGGGCGGTTCGCTGGCCCAGAACCTGGCGCTGGCGGACGAGAAGGCCCGCGGGCTGCTGATGCTCCACGGCACCTCGGACCTCGCCGAGGACGCGTCCGCGGACGGGCTGCCGGTCCAGCTCCACGTCGCCGACCCGGACCCGTTCGAGCCGCACGACTGGCTGAACGCCTGGTATCTGCGGATGCGCCGGGCCGGAACGGAGGTGGAGATCTTCCGCTACCCGGGAGCCGGCCACCTCTACACCGATCCGGACCTCCCGGACCACGATCCGGAGGCGGCGGAGGAGACCTGGTCGGTGGCGCTGTCCTTCCTGGCGGAGCTGTAGCCGCGGTACGGAGCCCGTTCACGGGCGCGGTGGTGCGGAGGCCGCGCGGCGTCCGGGTGCCGGGCTGCTGTTCACGGTCGGGTGCAGCGTCCCCGGGAGCCGCCGTCCGGGGTGGGGAGGCACAGCAGTTCGCGGTCGTCCTCGTCATGGCTGAGGTAGCGGCCCGCGCATTCGTTCTCGGTGGTCCGGCCGTGTTCCGCGCAGAAGGCGAGGGCCGCCTCTCCGTCGTCGAACGGGCCGGGGGCGTAGATCACCCAGTAGCCGGGCCGCAGCGAGGCGAAGTCGCTGCTGTGCAGCAGGAGAGCCGCCGGGACCTTCTCACGCAGCTCCGCCAGCTGCCGTCTGGGGGCGGGCTTTCCGGGGACCACCGCCTCGGAGAAGAGCTGGGCGATCCAGGTGCCGGGCCGCGGGCCCGTCGCGGACGGCGAGCTCTCCGGCGGCGTCCGCGGCGGTGTCTCCGGGGACGTGGACGGCCCGGTGCCGCCGCTCGTCGGTGCGGTGGACGGTGACGCGGAGGACGAGGGCGTCGCGGACCCGGTGGCGGAGGCGGTGCCCGTGGACGCGCTCGTGGTCCGCGCCGGGGGAGGGGGGTCGCCGCCGTCGCCGGTCAGGGCCAGATAGACGCCGGTCGCCGCGAGCCCGGCGCCGGCGACCGCGGCGGCGGCCATCCCCGCCACCGTGCGGCGGCCCCGCCGGCCCCGGCCCGCCGGAGCGGGCGGCCCGGAGCCGGCCGTGGTCACGGTGGGCGCCGTGTGGAGCGGGCCGGACGGGGGCGGGACGGCCGGCAGGGTGGGCGGCGGCGGGGGCGGCGGCGCCGGGCTCCCCTCCGCCGCGGCGGCCAGCAGCCGGTCGAGCCGCGCCGCGTCCGGCCGGGCGGCGGGGTCCCGTACGAGCAGTTCGGCGAGGACGGGCGCGAGCGGGCCCGCGCGCCGCGGGGGCGGCACGGGCTCGTCCAGCACGGCGGCGAGCGTGGCGACGGCCGTGGCGCGCCGCACCGGGTTGGCGCCCTCCACGGCGACGTACAGCAGCATGCCGAGCGACCAGAGGTCCGAGGCCGGGAGGTCGTCGCGGCCCCGGAGGCGCTCGGGGGCGATGTACTCGGGGGAGCCGATCACGTCACCGACGGCGGTGAGGGTCACGGAGCCCTGCAGGGCGGCGATGCCGAAGTCGGTGAGGACCGCACCGCCGCCGGGCCGCAGCAGGACGTTGGCCGGTTTGACGTCGCGGTGGTGGATGCCCGCGGCGTGCGCCGCGGACAGGGCGGAGAGCAGCTCGCGGCCGATGCGGGCGGCTTCCGCGGGCGTGAGCGGGCCGCGGGTGTCGAGCCGGTCCTGGAGGGTGCCGCCGGAGAGCAGTTCCATGACGAGCCAGGGGTACGGCCCCTCGTCGTCCACGATGTGATGAATCGTCACCACATGGGGATGGCTGAGCCGGGCCAGCGCCCGGGCCTCCCGCCACACCCGCTCCTGGAGTACGCGTCCGGCGCCCGGTCCCGCGCCCGCCGCCGCCGGGTCCGGGGGCCGTACCTCCTTGAGGGCGACATCCCGCTGCAGAGCCCGGTCCCGCGCCCGCCACACCGCGCCCATACCGCCGCTGCCGAGCCGTTCCAGCAGCTCGAAGCGGCCGTCGATGATGTCCCCGGACTCGCTCAACTCGCCGTCCCCCAGCCGCCGTACCGCTGCCGTCCATGCCAGGTGCAGCAGCAGGGTATCCAGCCCGCCGCGTCCCGGGGGCCCGCCCGGGGCGGCCGCCGGCCCGCGTCGGCCCGCACCGCGCCGTCCGGGCCACCGGTCCCGCCGCGGCCGGGGCCGCGGCGGGACCGGCGGGCTGCGGGTGGTGGTTCAGCGGACCGGCCGGTCCACCCGCTCCAGCTTCTGCGCACCGGAACGGGTCCGGTAGGAGCGCAGCCACTCCGCGGAGGCGGAGCGGTCGGTCTTCTCGGAGATGGCGTAGTAGTCCATCTGCGCCCGCTCGGCGGTGACGTCCAGGACCCCGTAGCCGTGCGAGTCCATGTCCACCCACTTCACATGGCGGTTGGCGGCGCGCACGGCGGCCGTCGCGACCAGGGAGGCGGTCTGCGGCGGCACGTTCAGGATGTCGTCGATGTTGTCCGAGGTCACCGAGGTCACCACGAACTCCGTGGCGGCGGTGGCCGAGAGAGGGTAGGTGGCGGCCCTGACGGGGACGTCGTTGGCCCAGGCGGTGTGGATGTCACCGGTGAGGAAGACGGTGTTCTCGATGCCCGACTCCCGCAGATGGGTGAGGAGTTCGCGGCGGTCGTCGGTGTAGCCGTCCCACTGGTCGACGTTGACGGCCAGGCCCTCGGAGGGCAGGCCGAGCAGCTTGCCGAGCGGGCCCAGCAGATACGCGGGGACGGAGCCGAAGGCCACCGGGGAGATCATCACGGAGGTGCCGACCAGCTTCCAGGAGGCGTCGGAGGACGCCAGTCCGCTCTTCAGCCAGTCGAGCTGCCTGCGGCCGGTGATGGTGCGGTCCGGGTCGTCCACCTCGCCGTTGCCGATCGAGCTCTGCTGGGAGCGGAACGAGCGCAGGTCCAGCAGGTGCAGATCGGCGAGCCGGCCGAAGCGCAGCCGGCGGTAGGTGGTGCCGGCGATCGAGGGGCGCACCGGCATCCACTCGAAGTACGCCTGCTTGGCGGCGGCCACCCGCCGCGCCCAGTCCCCCTCGGTGGCGGGGTCGTGGTTCTCGGCGCCGCCGGACCAGGCGTCGTTGGCCACCTCGTGGTCGTCCCAGATGGCGATGACCGGGTGGGTGGCGTGCAGGTTCCGCAGGTCCTCGTCGGTCTTGTAGTTGCCGTGCCGGGCGCGGTAGTCGGCGAGGGTGAGGATCTCGTGGGCGGGGACGTGCGAGCGGATCACGCCGTCCGCGCCGGGGAAGCCGCCGCTGCCGTACTCGTAGATGTAGTCGCCGAGGTGGAGCACCGCGTCGAGGTCGGTGCGGGCGGCGAGGTGGCGGTAGGCGGAGAACCAGCCGGCCTCCCAGTCGGCGCAGGAGACGACGCCGAAGCGGACGGCGGGGGCGGTGGCGTCGTGCGCGGCGGTGGTGCGGGTGCGGCCGGTGGGGGAGACCGTGCCGCCGGCGGTGAAGCGGTAGAAGTACTGGGTGGCCGGGCGCAGTCCGCGGACGTCGGCCTTGACGGTGTGGTCGGTGGCGCCGGTGGCCGTCGCGGTGCCGCGGGCGACGACCGAGGCGAACGAGCGGTCCTCGGCCACCTCCCAGCCGACCGGGGTGTCCGGGCCCTTGCCGGAGCCGGGTACGGCGTCGGCGGTGGGCGTGATGCGGGTCCACAGCAGGACGCCGTCGGGGAGCGGGTCGCCGGAGGCGACGCCGTGCAGGAACGCGGGGGCGTTCCCGGCCGCCGCGGCGCGGTGGGCGCCGGTGAGCGGGATCATCGCGGCGCCCGCGCCGGCGGCCGCGGCCTTGACGACCGTGCGGCGGGAGTGGCCGGCGGGGCGGGGGGCGGTCTCGGTCTCTGTAAGGTCCGTCACGGGCCGACAGATTACTGCCGGGTACGGCGAACGGGCAGACGTATGACGGAAGTTCGCCTGCCCGTTGCCGTTCCGGCGGTGATTATTCCGCTGTGAGGGCCTTGTCGATGGCGGCCTTGAACTGGTCCGGGGCCATCGGGGTGTTCTCGGTGCCCTCGACGACGAGCTTCTCGCCGTTCATCTTGAGGGTCGGGGTGCCCTGGACATCGCTCTTGTCGAACTTCTTGTCCATCTCCAGGACCCACTTGTCGAAGGTGCCGTCCTTGACGTCCTTCTCGAAGTCCGCGTTGCCCTTGAGCTCCTTGATCTCGCCGGCGACCTCCAGGAGGTAGGCGTCGTCGGCGAACTCGTCCTCGGACTCCTCCGGGTGGTTCTCCTGGGAGTACAGGGCGTGCTTGTAGTCCATGAACGCCTGCGGGCTGACGTCCAGCGCGGCGCCCAGGGCGCTCAGGGCGTTCTTCGAGCCGGAGCCCTGCGCCATGTCGTCGATGAAGGTGGCCATGACGAACTCGGCCTTGTACTTGCCCTCCTCGACGTCCTGGATCAGGATCTCGCCGGCGCCCTGCTCGAAGGCGGCGCAGGCGGGGCAGCGCATGTCCTCGTAGACCTGGAGGGTCTTCTCCGCGCCCTTCTCGCCGATGATCACATCGGTGCCCTTGGCGCCGGAGGTGTTGGCGGGCTTCACGAGCTTCTTGTCCTCGGCGGCGTCGTTCCACTCTTTCGAGCTCACCGTGCCGCTGCCGCCGCCGTCACCCAGCTGGGTGACGGCGAAGCCGATGCCGGCCGCGATGGCCAGGACGCCCACGATCGAGCCGCCGACGACGAGCTGGCGGCGGAGCTTGTCCTTCTTCGCCTGCCGCTCGCGCTCCTCGCGCAGCCGCTCGCGGGCGTTTCGCTTGGCTTCCTGGCTGTTGCGCTTGCTCATGGTGATTCCCTGCTCCGTGGTGTAAGGGGGTCGCGGTCGCTGTGCCGGGACGGGGCCCGGCGGCTGTCAGCCGACAGCCGCGACGGCGGGCGGTCCGCGCCGTACGACGGAGTACACCAGCATGGGGAGCCGGCCCGGCGCCACGGGGCGCCGCGGCCCGTGCGGCCCGCGGCGCGGCGCGGAACCGGCCGGGACGAGCGCGGCGACCGCGAGGAGCAGCGGCCGGAAGGCGAAGGCCGCCAGGGCCCGCAGCAGCCGGCCGAGCGCCGCCTCACCGCGCCACAGCCAGACGGCGGCGGCCAGGCCCACCGCGGCGTGCGCGGCGAGCAGCAGCCAGGGGGTGGCCGGACCGCCGGGCACCGGCAGCGCGGCGGCGTCGTCCGGGGCCGCCATCCGCGCCAGGGGGGTGCCGAGGGTGCCGCCGCCGCAGAGCAGATCGACGCCGAGCGAGCGGAGCGGGCCGGCCACGGGGCCGCCGCTCTCGCCGTAACAGGTGTGCCGGCCGGTGGTGAAGACCGTGTCCGCGGCCAGCTCCAGGGGGACGAGCAGCGCCGCGATCGACCAGAAGCCGCGCTCGCGGCCGGCCAGCGCGTACGCGATGAGGAAGACGCCGGCGGCGACCGCCGCCACCGGGGCGACGGGCAGCGGCACCCCGGACAGGGCCACATGCGCGGCCGTGGACAGCGTGAGGCAGAGCGCCGTGAACAGCGCCGCCCGCAGCGTCCTCAGCTGTGCTCCCGATACGTCCATCGCCGGAAAGTGTGCCACGCCCCCGGCTAAGCGGGACCTAAACCCGGGCTTCCGGCGACCGGTCCGGAACCCGGCGGTCCGGGGGCGGACCGCGCCGGTCCGCAGCGGGCCGCCGCCGCCCGGTTCCGGCCGGCCGGGGACACGCCCGCGCTGTCGTTTCCCGTGGCGTTCCGGAGGTTTCCCGTGCCCGCCCGGCCGGTCCCGGCGGGCAGCGGGAAACCCGTCCGGGGGAAGCCGGAAGAGGGCTCCCGGGTGCCCTCCGGCGTCACTTCCCGGGCATAGACTTCGGTGCTGTCGCCGCACGCGTTCCCCACGCGTCCCAGCCGTCACCGACCCTTGCCCGGAGGTCTTCCACCGTGACCAAGCCGCCCTTCACGCACCTGCACGTTCACACCCAGTACTCGCTGCTGGACGGTGCCGCGCGGCTCAAGGACATGTTCGCGGCCTGCCAGGACATGGGCATGTCGCACATCGCGATGACGGACCACGGGAACCTCCACGGGGCCTACGACTTCTACGACCAGGCCACCAAGGCCGGCATCACGCCGATCATCGGCATCGAGGCCTACGTGGCCCCCGAGTCGCGGCGGAACAAGCGGCGCATCACCTGGGGCCAGCCGCACCAGAAGCGGGACGACGTCTCCGGTTCCGGCGGTTACACCCACAAGACGATCTGGGCGAGCAACAAGACCGGTCTGCACAACCTCTTCCGGCTCTCCTCCGACGCCTACGCCGAGGGCTGGCTCACCAAGTGGCCCCGGATGGACAAGGAGGTCATCGCCGAGCACTCCGAGGGCCTGATCGCCTCCACCGGCTGCCCCTCCGGCGAGGTGCAGACCCGGATCCGGCTCGGCCACTTCGACGAGGCGCTCAAGGCCGCCGCCGACTACCAGGAGATCTTCGGCAGGGACCGCTACTTCCTGGAGCTGATGGACCACGGCCTGGAGCTGGAGAAGCGGGTCCGGGACGACCTCCTGCGGATCGGGAAGAAGCTCGGCATCCCGCCGCTCGTCACCAACGACTCGCACTACACGCACGCCGGCGAGGCCGACGCCCACGACGCCCTGCTCTGCATCCAGACCGGCAAGAACCTCTCCGACCCCGACCGCTTCCGGTTCGGCGGCTCCGGCTACTACCTCAAGTCCACCGACGAGATGTACGCCATCGACTCCTCGGACGCCTGGCAGGAGGGGTGCGCCAACACCCTGCTCGTCGCCGAGCAGATCGACACCACCGGCTGGTTCGAGAAGCGCGACCTGATGCCCCGGTTCGAGGTCCCCGAGGGCTACACCGAGGTGACCTGGTTCCGCGAGGAGGTCAAGCGGGGCATGGCCCGCCGCTACCCGGGCGGCGTCCCGGAGGACCGGCAGCAGCAGGCCGAGTACGAGATGGACGTCATCATCCAGATGGGGTTCCCCGGCTACTTCCTCGTCGTCGCCGACTTCATCATGTGGGCCAAGAACAACGGCATCGCCGTC from the Streptomyces xinghaiensis S187 genome contains:
- a CDS encoding thioredoxin domain-containing protein yields the protein MSKRNSQEAKRNARERLREERERQAKKDKLRRQLVVGGSIVGVLAIAAGIGFAVTQLGDGGGSGTVSSKEWNDAAEDKKLVKPANTSGAKGTDVIIGEKGAEKTLQVYEDMRCPACAAFEQGAGEILIQDVEEGKYKAEFVMATFIDDMAQGSGSKNALSALGAALDVSPQAFMDYKHALYSQENHPEESEDEFADDAYLLEVAGEIKELKGNADFEKDVKDGTFDKWVLEMDKKFDKSDVQGTPTLKMNGEKLVVEGTENTPMAPDQFKAAIDKALTAE
- a CDS encoding mechanosensitive ion channel family protein; this translates as MEAVLRPLIVFGGALVISLAVGWLVRVALRRSDARHPETPLWDMLSRALVPLQLVLGAALLRGSYDQAHLARDHTVATGRLLTLVLIGATAWLVLRVVTAVVEASFARYSATTSERARVRRIRTQITLIQRVVTAVVAVVAGAAMLLTFPAMRTVGTSLLASAGLLGIVAGIAAQSTLGNLFAGLQIAFGDMVRIGDTVVVNGEWGTVEEITLTFLTVKTWDERRFTMPVSYFTSQPFENWSRNSPQMTGTVFFHLDHSAPVQLMREKLGEIVQTVDAWDGRNWNLTVTDSTPSTMEVRALVTARDGDTLWTARVEVREKLLTWLREEHPYALPRINTAPAVFPPPRKRERDGLPTGVDGTVAAQRTESPEDRAETPAAAADRAAARNGRPEAAEQGKGTEKSGRAGRAGKNHSGRGPRLHRR
- a CDS encoding dienelactone hydrolase family protein — translated: MRRLLTALREVTRVPGSPTVVLFHSSYGLRPAVHAAADRMRAAGHEVHVPDLYDGRTAGSVEEGMDLKDEIGGDELLRRAVAAAAPLSDRGLVYAGFSLGGSLAQNLALADEKARGLLMLHGTSDLAEDASADGLPVQLHVADPDPFEPHDWLNAWYLRMRRAGTEVEIFRYPGAGHLYTDPDLPDHDPEAAEETWSVALSFLAEL
- a CDS encoding RluA family pseudouridine synthase, producing MSTLPEIRTLPVPDGLEGERVDAAIARMFGFSRTKAAELAAAGKVLVDGSLAGKSDRVTGGAWLEVELPRAAPPVEIVAEPVEGMEIVHDDDDIVVIDKPVGVAAHPSPGWTGTTVIGGLAAAGFRISTSGAAERQGIVHRLDVGTSGLMVVAKSERAYSLLKQQFRERTVDKRYHTLVQGHPDPLSGTIDAPIGRHPVHDYKWAVTAEGKPSVTHYDLIEAFRAASLLDVKLETGRTHQIRVHMAALRHPCVGDLTYGADPTLAKRLKLGRQWLHAMRLGFEHPADGRWVEFASAYPEDLQRALDIVRSESE
- a CDS encoding alkaline phosphatase D family protein; translation: MTDLTETETAPRPAGHSRRTVVKAAAAGAGAAMIPLTGAHRAAAAGNAPAFLHGVASGDPLPDGVLLWTRITPTADAVPGSGKGPDTPVGWEVAEDRSFASVVARGTATATGATDHTVKADVRGLRPATQYFYRFTAGGTVSPTGRTRTTAAHDATAPAVRFGVVSCADWEAGWFSAYRHLAARTDLDAVLHLGDYIYEYGSGGFPGADGVIRSHVPAHEILTLADYRARHGNYKTDEDLRNLHATHPVIAIWDDHEVANDAWSGGAENHDPATEGDWARRVAAAKQAYFEWMPVRPSIAGTTYRRLRFGRLADLHLLDLRSFRSQQSSIGNGEVDDPDRTITGRRQLDWLKSGLASSDASWKLVGTSVMISPVAFGSVPAYLLGPLGKLLGLPSEGLAVNVDQWDGYTDDRRELLTHLRESGIENTVFLTGDIHTAWANDVPVRAATYPLSATAATEFVVTSVTSDNIDDILNVPPQTASLVATAAVRAANRHVKWVDMDSHGYGVLDVTAERAQMDYYAISEKTDRSASAEWLRSYRTRSGAQKLERVDRPVR
- a CDS encoding serine/threonine-protein kinase, which codes for MSESGDIIDGRFELLERLGSGGMGAVWRARDRALQRDVALKEVRPPDPAAAGAGPGAGRVLQERVWREARALARLSHPHVVTIHHIVDDEGPYPWLVMELLSGGTLQDRLDTRGPLTPAEAARIGRELLSALSAAHAAGIHHRDVKPANVLLRPGGGAVLTDFGIAALQGSVTLTAVGDVIGSPEYIAPERLRGRDDLPASDLWSLGMLLYVAVEGANPVRRATAVATLAAVLDEPVPPPRRAGPLAPVLAELLVRDPAARPDAARLDRLLAAAAEGSPAPPPPPPPTLPAVPPPSGPLHTAPTVTTAGSGPPAPAGRGRRGRRTVAGMAAAAVAGAGLAATGVYLALTGDGGDPPPPARTTSASTGTASATGSATPSSSASPSTAPTSGGTGPSTSPETPPRTPPESSPSATGPRPGTWIAQLFSEAVVPGKPAPRRQLAELREKVPAALLLHSSDFASLRPGYWVIYAPGPFDDGEAALAFCAEHGRTTENECAGRYLSHDEDDRELLCLPTPDGGSRGRCTRP